From the Hordeum vulgare subsp. vulgare chromosome 1H, MorexV3_pseudomolecules_assembly, whole genome shotgun sequence genome, the window gttgtcatgcgcttttgaggttcggatgtgtgtcctcttagtgcggaggaacgtcgctttatattgcctcctgtgataaagaactttattatgcagtctgtcgcttttatgtcttcctcattacaggttcgtacaaagcttatttttcacacactaatagatcatacatattagagagcaatttttattgcttgcaccgatgacaacttacttgagggatcttattcaatccataggtagatatggtggacactcatggcaaaactgggttgaaggtttatggatgcacaagtagtatctctacttggtgcgggagttttggctaatatgaggtggaagcaatcgtcacatgctaagggatctctaatcatataacattgtttggaaccaagcaaacacaattcattatgttgtcttccttgtccaacatctacttctatgcATGTaacagtttggtgagtgctcacaattatagaaagtgtctaagatgatatatttatatgtgaacctctctttccttattacttcttattaattgcaacaatgactcgggtctatgttggtctattctcaacaagtttcaatcatcatacttgttaaatgtgaagctatcactttccataagatcatctcatgatctttcatgctattgttcttttcatacttttgatcgcggcacaaagcaaagcccttgactaagatactctttattataaacctcgtaagctcgaatacatcggggaagACACAAAGCTAAAGACTCAAaccaatcttgcacgcacacactttatctccatcccctttccctgcaactttggagttgttcccatctctggtttctcttatcttgcaaaaaggtctcctagcggtagtaccgctgaccctagcggtagtaccgctagagctggcggtagtaccgctggcctagcggtagtaccgcccctggtcagcggtactatcgcttcaggactttagtaccgccatccttgcggctgtacttggtcagactttttgcgaagactttcttggcgttgGTTGGTCCGGTAgtgtctttgcgctaccatgggctcagcggtagtaccgctgcagccagcggtagtaccgctgtagtggcagtggtagtaccgctgcagccatcggtagtaccgctgggctcgtgctgtgagtgggaaaacggttggatcccccccctctatataaagggttcttcttgctcaagaaccctacctttgaccctcccaagctccattgttgctccctaagctcaaaagtgcccgatctctctccctagccaatcaaacttgttgacttCCTAGGAATTGGTTGaggaggcctagatctacacttccaccaagagaaaattgattcccccactaatccgttgcggatcttgttacccttgggtgtttgagcaccctagacggttgaggtcaccttggagccacattccattgtggtgaagctccgtggtcttgttgggagcctccaagctttgtgtggagtttgccccaaccttgtttgtaaaggttcggtcaccgccttcaagggcacctatagtggaatcacgacaccttgcattgtgtgagagtgtgaggagaatacggtggccctagtggcttattggggagcattgtgcctccacaccgctccaacggagacgtacttcttgtcaaagagaaggaacttcggtaacacatcctcgtcttcattggttccacttgcggttatctctaatctttatattgtgtatgcttttgttgtagactatctcttacttgccttagtgtttatagttggtagcatcatataggttcaccaccttgttgtcattttagagaacatttttgttgctaaccctaacttgttaagtttaattaaaaagtggtcgttgtctattcacccccccccctctagtcaaccatatcgatcctttcatttgGGTATTCTGCTCTTTCTGCATCCCTTCATCAATGGATAGAAGTAATGACAGGTGTTGCCAAGATGATGACGTGAAACGTATTGATTAATAATGTGTAAGGACtttataaataattaataaagcGGTTGTATGCATCTTTTAGATGCAGAGGCCGTGGCCCGTCGGTCATCCTTATtttctaaaaaatatatttttttatatcATTGGATTCAAATTTAAAAGAAGTTTCCAATGGTGTAATTTTTGGGGCACATAGCCCATGGTGAAATTGTTGTAAGCACCTAGTAAACGTGGACAGTCGGACTTAAGAAGAAGTGCTTTTCGGCCGAACCCAAAGACAACATAACTGAATTTTTAAGTGGTGACCAAAATTTGGAACCATGTCATGTCATGGCATCCCCCTTTGTCCCTTCCCTCCTAATCCAACTCTCTTTCTCTCTGAGACCTTCATGAGTATATAACCTTATCTAAACGAACCCCTCGCTCACATTCAGTTGAGACCTCAAACTCTCACTCACACACCTGCCTCAGCGCCTCGGCCACGGCAgcgcctctctccctctctctcgctctgTCCTACCCGAGAAGAGATACATGGAGATGGACAGTGAGCCGTCGACGCCGAGCCAGTCCTCCTACTTCGCCGGCTGCATCGCCTCCCCGGCGTGGCTGCCGGCCGTGCACCGGAGCCCCGCGCGGTTCCACCTGCTGTCTCGCGACGGCGgccgcgacggcgggcggcgggcGTGGAGGCGGCTGCTCAGGCGGCTGGTGAGCAAGAGCGCCTGCTGCCACAGCCCCAGGGCGCCGCCGCCCATGATCACCTTCCAGTACGACGCCGCCAGCTACGCCAAGAACTTCGACGACGGCCGCCGGccctcctccgcctccgccgccgccgacaaGCCGGCCGCCGGCCAGCTGATCGACCCGGCCGAGAGCATCAGATGACTCCATGTTTTCTCTTTCTTTGTCGTCGGTTCGCGCGTAGCTGTTGTTCCTGGGTGGAGGTCGTTGCGACGTCGGTGTCCGTGTCTTGTACAGGCGATGCAGAGTGTTCTTGTCCAAATAGTGACTCCCTCTCGAGTCTCCCTCGTCTCTCCTTGTGTTCCTTGTGACGATCCGATCCGATCCGACGAACGGATTGTCACCACGCGCGCGTACGAGCGAACCGGGTGGTGAGTGGTGACCGGTCGTGTGAGCAGTGGCCGAACTGGCCGTCAATTTCCGGCTCGTCCTTGGCAAATCGCAAGGACGCATCGCTAGCTAGCTGCTGGAGACTGGAGAGGACGAATCCGGCGCACTCATCGAGTGCAGTAGAGCGCACTCATCGGTCGTCGGCGAGGGTGGAATTGATTCGACCGGCAGGGACGGGACGGGAAGGAATAGGACGTTGTTTTAGGCAGGGAGATAAGTGAGCTGAACGCAAAGTGGGGCTGATCAACCACTGGATCGGAGGAGGAGTCAAGGTGAAGCTGGAGGTAATCATGACAGGATCAtggacgagagagagagaaaaaaaaggtgggCAGAGAGTCGTGGTTACACTCGACCGTGTCGGCCTCCGGTCCAAATATTCGGTGGAATGGAATGTTTTcaaaaggagagaaaaaaggtCGCCTTCGGTTTGGAAACTTGTGTCCAGGGGAAATGGATCGTGTGAGGGAGATGGCCTTCGGTTTGGAAACTTGTGTCCAGGACTCGAGGGCAACGTGCCTTGGTTAGTTTGTTGTTACATGCTAGTGCTACTGTGAAGTGAAACGTATTGACGTGGCCTTGCCGCGGCCATGGAACCGGCTGTGCATCAACAGGAGCAGCTGCATCCTGAGTTTGCATTTACTAGTAGTTTATTAGTTCGTTGTAATGTCAGGTCTGGTTGTCAAGTGATCACATAGATGGCCCCACTGACCGCATAATGACTCGGTAACTCGTGTCTAATGAAGGACCGTTAATGCTTGATTGCATTCGTCAATGACTC encodes:
- the LOC123416232 gene encoding uncharacterized protein LOC123416232; protein product: MEMDSEPSTPSQSSYFAGCIASPAWLPAVHRSPARFHLLSRDGGRDGGRRAWRRLLRRLVSKSACCHSPRAPPPMITFQYDAASYAKNFDDGRRPSSASAAADKPAAGQLIDPAESIR